Sequence from the Bacillus mesophilus genome:
AAAAAGTGATTTAAAATATATTATTATAAACGATCCATTTTCTTTTTAATCTCAATTTCTAATCCTAAACAATCCAAAGTCTTCAATAAGGTATCAATAGTATAGTTTGACCCACTTGTTACTCTGGAAAGTTGGGTATAACTAAAATCCTCAATCGTTTCGGCTGCTTGACGATAAGTTAAATTTTTATCTTTTAATTGATTTCTTACAACATCAGCTATTTTCCTTTTAGGTATTTGTAAAACTAAAAATTCCTTCTGCAGTTCCTTTGATAGTTCATAATTATTCATGATTAGTTCTCCTTTCAGAGATATAAAACTAAACCTGATTCTCTTTTAGTTATTTCTAATGATATATTTTGACTATTTACATTTGATCTCTCATTCCAACTATTATTAATCCTCAAGTTCTTACATAGTTTCCAAAACGGATCCTTAAAGTTAGGGCAATTTTAAAGACTAAAAACATCCTATTTATTTAATCATTTGTTAGTGAGTATATAGTTAAGTTTCTACTAAACCCAATTTATTTTTATGTGTTCTTTTCTATTAATTAAATCTTTTATAACCTTTTCAAGTAAATTTGCTTAATAAGATGATAATAAAGTTAGATGTATCTTTCTGATTGATTCCAAAACTCTCATTTACGTCTAGTTGACACTAAACTCTCCTTTTAATATTTCCAATAGCAGAAAACATTATATCTTAATCTTTAAAATTTATTCTCATACTTTAATTAATTATTTAGGAGGGAGAGTTGAGAAAAACAGATTGTTCTTCTCAACTAAGTAATTTATAAGTTAATAATCTCTATTTTTTCAAAGACAAATTCTGTATCCGTTTCTCTAATAGATATTTTATATTCTCTATCCATGAAATGAAAAGAAATATGCCAATAGTCTGCATTTATCCTTTCAACTAGATCCCCATCTTCAGATGAAACTATCATTTCTGGTTCACTGAAACCATAAACATCAATTGCATCAACTATTCTTAAGATATCACTCCCTCCCTTTTGATATAGACTTTCAACTTTAGCAAGAAAGCCATTTTCTAATCTTACCCTGTTAAACTTCATCTCAAAGCAATCCCCCTAAATTAATTCATCAAAGTATTATATAAACTAGTAATACTTTTCCAAACATATTCTGTTTTTAAATTACATATTCCTTCTAACCTCCAAAAGCTTACAAAAATCGCTAATTCTTAACTCTTTTCTACTTATAAACACTATTTAAAAACTAGTACTTATTGAATAGATTTGAAATCTTAAAGGGGTAGGGGCTTGCCCCAAAAATAATAAGGGACAGGCTCCTTCTGTCCCTCACTCTACATGAAAATTACAATTTGTTATTTTTTAATAATTAATAATATCAGGATTGGTAATAATAACCACTAAGGAGGAAGTACTATGCCTAGTGGTCAGTGGTCATTCTTTACAGAGTACGCTATTTATGATTACATAAATCACCGTTTTAAAGAAAATCAACTTTATATAAACAAAATTGTTGATAGTGGTAAGCATATATACAATACGAAACAATTAAAAGTAGTCGAACTAGAAAACATTAACGATTCTTTTTTCCCAGACGTGAAAGGAATTAAAATCAAAGGTGACAGCAAATATAAAAGACCTGCTGAAATAAAATTCTTAACATCAAGCTTTAAATATCACCTAGAGAAAACCGATGATTTCCAAGAGTTTATAAAAAATAACGGTTGTATAATATCCTTGAGACACGACAAGATTCCCACCAGTCTTCATAATTACAATATCGATGTTTTTCAATTAGATATAAACGATTTTATAGGCTATTCAAGAGAGAATTTTGTTAGACTTTTGAACCGACAAATTAACTATCATAATGATAAGAAGATTTGGTTGATGTATGCACCATCAGAAAGAAACTTTTATAAGGGAACTAGTGAAGTTCCTCCGGCATATTTAAGTGGCAGATGGTGTCCTTCTAATAAGCTAAATAACTTTGATTTATCTAAGGATGACAAGGTTATCTTTATTAACACCAAGGGCAGCAGTTGGCAAAATGTTAAAAAAAAATTAAATTCAGATGGTGTGTTTTATGAAAAGTGGTTACTAAACGAAATATTTATTTGTACAGTAACTTCACCAATACGTAGTAGAAAAGAGTACTGTGACATACTTGGAAAAGATATACACGAACCCCTTTGGTATGATGAAACTATCGAGGGAAAGAAAGATAGAAGAGTTAAAAACGGAAAAGAAAACGTTATTAGATGGAATGAGGTTTTTGAGTTCCGAGTTGATACTCGGTTAAGTAACTTAAATATAAATCTAAATGAGTTTTCTTATGAAAATAAAGTATTTCATAAATTAGTTCATATAATTCTAAATGTATTTGCTGATTCTACTTCTCGTGAAATTGATCAAGAGACATATTCTTTATTTATTGAGTATATAGCAAAAATCCAGAACTACAAGACGAATAATTTGTTACCGTTGATGAATGAAGAAAACAACCTTAATTTAAATCAAGGAAACATCCATTAGTTACTCTAGTGAATAAAAGGACTACCAAAGATAATTCTTTTATATTATGAGTAACAAAGGATGTATCCTGCTTGCCATGATACCTACATTATCTCAATTGATTCATTTGATGATTTATCTTTTATATATCTTGAATTATTTGAGTAAATATTCTCTTTCAATTCCAATGCATGTGTATTAGCTATGTCCATAATATACTTTTGATTTAGCTCGTAGCCTATTGAATTTCTCTGTAGTTCATTGGCAACTCTCATGGTTGTACCTATACCACAAAAAGGATCTAAAATAGTGTCGTTTTTTAAACTAAATAATTTTATTAGTCTTCTTACCACCTCGTCCGGAAAAATAGCTTTGTGAAATTGATGTTTCGCAGAGTTAATTTTCCATATAGGATTTAACCATTCTTGAAGCTTTTCTTTAGGAATTCTATTCATTTCTTCATCCTGTCGTTGATCAATAGGCCCTCTATCTCTATTTCCTGGTTTTCTAAATACTAAGATGTGTTCAGTTAGTAAATCTGTATAAAGAAACGGAGCTATTCCATACTCTTTGAATTTCCCTTTTCCGACTGAACCTCTGATTAAAGATGCTTTTTCTCCTTTTTTAACTCCGTACTTTTCCCAAATAAAATGTTGATATAAATCTAAATCCATTTCTCTTGTAAAAAAATTAATTAAATCTGATTGTATTGGATATATTCTAGGCCTACCTGATTTTTTATACTCTCCTGTCCTTACATCAGCAATATTAATACAAATAAAGGAATCTATCTTTAACACTCTTATGCATTCATGCAGATGGAGCTTTAATTGATTTAGGTATTGCTGATATGTCATATTTAAGCCTAATTGACCAGGATTATCGTAATCTTTTAAGAACCAATATGGAGGACTCGTTACTATTAAATCGATGGTACTATTACCTATCTCACTCATGCTTGAAGAATCTTTGTTGTAAATAGTAATATCCAGAACCATTCAACTCCTTTTTGGTAATGGATATGCCTTAGGAAGGTTGTCTTATTACATAAATCTGGTAAAATATTAATCTTTCAAAATTATGAAGGGAAATTTGGACTTTATCCCAATCACTAACAAGAAAGTAAGGAAAAATCTTATCCCATCTGTTCCGCTTACCTTCTCAATCTTCTAAATCTATGAATAATAAAACTTCACTGTCGTCCCAACGTGAAACCTTTACTCTAGAAAATAAATAAAGCAAAGGGAATAGTTTTATCTCTATTTTAAGTACACAAGAACTATTCCCTATTGTTCAAAGTTCCACAACTACAAATACTGATTACAACATTTTACTAGAAAACCATCACACTAAGGATAACTAATTATTTCTTAAGTTTTCCTAATCTATCCCTCAACTTCTCATCACTAGCATAAATATAAAGTCCTTTAATCCCTCTCTTCATAAGAACATTAAGAGAATTCAATATAATTTTTTCTTTCACCTTTTCACTGTCTTCAAATTCATCTTTTCCCCGGTATGCTTCCGTGTCTTTGTAGTTCTCTGTGAGAATCTTTAATGTATCGGTTTTCTCATCATAAGAAATAGATGGCCCCAGGATTACTCCCACATAATTTAAGTCAAATCCCTGAATCGTGTAAATGGATCCAGCTTCTTTGATGGTACCTGCTTTTTCTGCCCATGTTTCGTTTCCATAATCAGCGTTCCAAGGAAGTTTGAAGCCCTCTTCTTCTACATAATAGTCTTGGCCATCTTTCTTATGTACGTAATCAAAGGTAGAGACAATCCTGGCAAGTTCATGCTGCTCATTTTTTTCCTGAATGACCTTATACATTTCAGCAGCTGAATCGAAAATTCGAAAATCATAATTTGGATTACTAGGTATGCTAGTAATCTTCTTTTTGACGAAGTGATCAATCCATTGAACCATTTGATTACTTGCTTTCATCCGAAATTGGTTAGTCAGTATATAGGGTTCTTCGGTATTGCATTCACCTAGAATATCTTGAAGCCTGCTTTCGTCCCAGTAACTTTTCATCTTAAGCACTTGTTTATCATCATAAACAGCTATAACAACCTTACTATGTCTAATAATTTCCTGTAATTGATTTTCCTCATTAAAGTTATTATACCGGTCTGGCTTGGTTAACAATAAATGTGCCTCATCTACCAAAACAATATCAGCTTTTTCCTTCAGATTTTTACGCCTATTTATAAAACTAGTTGGTTTATCAAAGCTTTTCTTACTAAGTGCTTTTACATTACCTGCTATTTTTTTATAGGTTTTAAGCATCTCCGAGTGATTTACTAATAAGTGATTATCCGTTTTATAAAGAACGGAGGACTTTTCTTTTGATAGTTCCTGTATTTTGTTAAAGACGGAACTTAATACAACACTTTTTCCTACACCCGCTTCACCTTTAATTAAAAATACAAACGTTTGGTCATCCTCGATATGCTGCTCACATACCTCGATAATTTTATTTTTAAGCTCAAGTTGCTCAATGGTTAACTCCTTAAAAGGTGATAACTTAAAAATATCCTTATTTTCAATAGTGCTGCTGGAGTGATCGACGATTTTCCTTGTCAAAAGCTCATTCCATATTTCCGTAAACAATTCTTCATTGTAATATTGTTTTTTATAGTAGTTATGCATCACGCTTTTGGTAGTCTGACTCTTGTTTTGCAATTTATAACGCTCATCAGCCAAAAAGTAATTAATTAGCTTGGTTTCGATATTGTATGTAGCAGACTGATTAAACTTTTCATGAATAATAAACGTCATCTTTTCAAGTGATTTCCGCTCCTGGTTACTAAGGTGATCCCTCATACGATTCCTTACGGCAACCGTCTCACCAATGTAGACCGTTGTATTATTATTTAAAAAGTACACAACAGGATAATCAACGTAATTTTCATTACTAATACTATCTAGTGAGTCCTTGTTAAATGGGAATGTTTTTATCTCAACTTGGCTCATAGGTAGATCTCCTCTTATTCAATACTTACTGTAGACTTACTTTTTATTAACAGGATATTTTATCGCATTCTTGTCCATCTTCTTATGTACTTCCTCTTCTAAATCAACATCTAATTTGTCAGCTAGTTGCAACAGATATATAAGTACATCTGCCATCTCTTCTTTTATATTATGCATAGATTCACTAGTAGCTTCCTCACTACTTCTCCACTGGAAGTTTTCAAGAAGCTCGTTTGCTTCTAGTGAGATCGATATGGCAAGGTCTTTGGGATTGTGGTATTCCTTCCAGCCTCGTTCGTCTCGGGATTGGGTGATCTTTTGGGTGATTTCTTTCATTTGTGCTCCTTTGATTTGTATATATTTGTAATTATATTTTAGCATTTTATTTTATTGATATGAAATTAACTTCTAGAGTTTCTCCATTACTGCATAACAAAAGAGAGTTGAATTTAATCTCAACTCTCCTAGTCGTTTTTTAGTACAAGGGAAAAAGGTTGCCCCAATCATACATTTGAATTGGTTAGGATATGACATTTTTTAACCAATCATTATTGAGCGAAACTTGACCCTCTGCTTTCCTGCTATTTGTGTACAGTTCATTCACCGTCATATATTTAAGTGAGGCTTTTCCTAATAAATTCATTAATTTCAATTAACTTTTCTTTTTTAATTTTTAAAGATGATAACGTTAAATCTTGAACTTTGTTATCTATAAATAGGTATGTCATTATATATTTCATATTAGTCGAAGAAGCCTTATACTCAATATCTGCAATTGGGGAGTAAGAAATTATAGTTTTTAAGTCTTCAACTAAATTATCATCTTCTATATCTACTTCAAAATAGTAGTAGATAGCTGCTATTATAATAGAAACTCCCATTAAGTATTTACTTTGACGCTGTTTATCTGTAGAGAGCATACTTGTTGAAAAAGGGTATTCAATTTGCTCAGATATCTTTAGAAGGAAATTATTAAATTCATCGAACCTTAACTTTAATACCTCAAGGCTCTCATCCTCATTTTCCTTATATTTTTTTGATTTTCTCTCAAGGAATCTCTTTGAAGCGGTGACACCATCTCTTACATTCTCTTGAAGACCTTCTTCTATTACGCTGAAGATTATACATATTTCCTGGTGATTCTTTTGTTTATCATTTCGTGATTTTGTAATGTTATATATCTTATATAACTTGGCTTCTTTTGTATTTCCCTTAGACAATATTGCTTCTTCGTTTTTCTCATTTTCGGAAATTAATACATTTATAAACCGGCTAATATATTTGCTTGTTTCAGAAAAATAAGTAGCCATTTCTATTTCCTGAATTTCAAGAGGTTTAGTATTCCTGTTATATCGCTTAAATAACTCAATTTCAACCTCTGGATCTTCAAAGCTTTCAAACTCTAATATTGATAGATGGCTTCCCAAAATTTTAATTTTATCTCTCTTTTCAAGTTCCGAGAACTTTTTATTCTCATAAAGTGGGTCATTTCCTAAAATTTCTAATTTTTTTAATGGGAATTTATTATTTATATATCTAAATATAGCATTTAAACGATGTTGTCCATCCATTACGTGCCTAATTTGAACATCATTTTTCCCTGATATCACTAGGAAAACTTCTGGGATGGGAATACCTACCAAAAGTGACTCAATGATAGAACTTTCTTCCTTAATAGATGACCGATATTTACGTTGATAATCAGGACTTAATACAATGCCTTGTAAGATCTCCATCTCTTGCTCTTCTTTCATCTCTTCTATAGATAGTTTTAAATACTTTTCTCCTTTTTCAATAAATTTAACTATATCTTGTATGGATATTAAAGGACGATTCGATTTAATGTTTTTCATTGATTCTTTGAAATTTGTACTTATCATTGATTTCCCCCCCCTTGCATTTCTTCATATTGAAACTTGATTGATTTAACTACATTATCTTTATCTGGATAAATATTCTCAAATGTAATTCCTAAATTAAATAACTCTTTCAATATATCTTTTTTGAAATTTTTATTTATTATGACCGCCTTACCATATTTCGTTAATTTACTTTTAAATTCTTCTTTATCTTGAGTAGAGACTTTTAAAAAACATCCTTTTTGAAAATGGATTCTTTCATTAGAATTTCCTAATTTAATAAAATACGATCTTGATGAATACCTTCTTACAGACTCAACTACAGTTGGATCAGAATAATCAACTAATTTTTCTCTTAAACTGACAGTATCAATATTATAGGCAAGAGAATCTATAAAATATACAATTGAGTGTTGATCAGTATATTCATATTCCTCAATTGCAAACAATAAGGAAATGAGGTGAGCTTCTGTGAAATCTAGGTAATCTGTCGGCAAACCAAAATGCTGCCCCTCAGCTCTTAACTCTTCGTTTGATTTTCCTTTTATTTCTCTGTCGTAATAAATTATCTTTTGTTTAAAGGCATTTTCGTATTTATCGGCATGAATTTCATAATCTTTCCCGTGCTTTCTATGTAAAGAGGGTAACAACTCATACGTGCAATTTTTTTGACCTCTTGACACAAAATTTTCCGCTGGATCTAACTCAGACACAAAGGCAATATAATCACTAAGATTAGATATATACTCAATATTAGATTCTTCAATTTCTATTAAACTAGATACTGTGCTAATTACGTTATAATCCTTCCATCTTTCTTTTTCCTCACGTTTATCATTAACCACGTCACTAATTCTCTGAAGATTAATTTCTATATCTGTATTACCGTCATAAGCAGCAATGTCTATTAAATCCTCTAATCTTAATTCCTGTAAAGTCTCTATATCTATTTTATTTGTTTCTTCTTCTTTTACTTCAATAAAATATGATTGCTTTATGTAGATTAAATTCTCTAAATAAAATTGAA
This genomic interval carries:
- a CDS encoding DNA-methyltransferase, whose amino-acid sequence is MVLDITIYNKDSSSMSEIGNSTIDLIVTSPPYWFLKDYDNPGQLGLNMTYQQYLNQLKLHLHECIRVLKIDSFICINIADVRTGEYKKSGRPRIYPIQSDLINFFTREMDLDLYQHFIWEKYGVKKGEKASLIRGSVGKGKFKEYGIAPFLYTDLLTEHILVFRKPGNRDRGPIDQRQDEEMNRIPKEKLQEWLNPIWKINSAKHQFHKAIFPDEVVRRLIKLFSLKNDTILDPFCGIGTTMRVANELQRNSIGYELNQKYIMDIANTHALELKENIYSNNSRYIKDKSSNESIEIM
- a CDS encoding nucleotide pyrophosphohydrolase; amino-acid sequence: MKEITQKITQSRDERGWKEYHNPKDLAISISLEANELLENFQWRSSEEATSESMHNIKEEMADVLIYLLQLADKLDVDLEEEVHKKMDKNAIKYPVNKK
- a CDS encoding DUF262 domain-containing protein, translating into MISTNFKESMKNIKSNRPLISIQDIVKFIEKGEKYLKLSIEEMKEEQEMEILQGIVLSPDYQRKYRSSIKEESSIIESLLVGIPIPEVFLVISGKNDVQIRHVMDGQHRLNAIFRYINNKFPLKKLEILGNDPLYENKKFSELEKRDKIKILGSHLSILEFESFEDPEVEIELFKRYNRNTKPLEIQEIEMATYFSETSKYISRFINVLISENEKNEEAILSKGNTKEAKLYKIYNITKSRNDKQKNHQEICIIFSVIEEGLQENVRDGVTASKRFLERKSKKYKENEDESLEVLKLRFDEFNNFLLKISEQIEYPFSTSMLSTDKQRQSKYLMGVSIIIAAIYYYFEVDIEDDNLVEDLKTIISYSPIADIEYKASSTNMKYIMTYLFIDNKVQDLTLSSLKIKKEKLIEINEFIRKSLT
- a CDS encoding DUF2075 domain-containing protein, which translates into the protein MSQVEIKTFPFNKDSLDSISNENYVDYPVVYFLNNNTTVYIGETVAVRNRMRDHLSNQERKSLEKMTFIIHEKFNQSATYNIETKLINYFLADERYKLQNKSQTTKSVMHNYYKKQYYNEELFTEIWNELLTRKIVDHSSSTIENKDIFKLSPFKELTIEQLELKNKIIEVCEQHIEDDQTFVFLIKGEAGVGKSVVLSSVFNKIQELSKEKSSVLYKTDNHLLVNHSEMLKTYKKIAGNVKALSKKSFDKPTSFINRRKNLKEKADIVLVDEAHLLLTKPDRYNNFNEENQLQEIIRHSKVVIAVYDDKQVLKMKSYWDESRLQDILGECNTEEPYILTNQFRMKASNQMVQWIDHFVKKKITSIPSNPNYDFRIFDSAAEMYKVIQEKNEQHELARIVSTFDYVHKKDGQDYYVEEEGFKLPWNADYGNETWAEKAGTIKEAGSIYTIQGFDLNYVGVILGPSISYDEKTDTLKILTENYKDTEAYRGKDEFEDSEKVKEKIILNSLNVLMKRGIKGLYIYASDEKLRDRLGKLKK
- a CDS encoding FRG domain-containing protein, with protein sequence MQKTIDNIFELDNLKEIKLSENDEELKRIMQEYLTEIQFLSDMEDKQIEDALASNTELKEDTPEFQFYLENLIYIKQSYFIEVKEEETNKIDIETLQELRLEDLIDIAAYDGNTDIEINLQRISDVVNDKREEKERWKDYNVISTVSSLIEIEESNIEYISNLSDYIAFVSELDPAENFVSRGQKNCTYELLPSLHRKHGKDYEIHADKYENAFKQKIIYYDREIKGKSNEELRAEGQHFGLPTDYLDFTEAHLISLLFAIEEYEYTDQHSIVYFIDSLAYNIDTVSLREKLVDYSDPTVVESVRRYSSRSYFIKLGNSNERIHFQKGCFLKVSTQDKEEFKSKLTKYGKAVIINKNFKKDILKELFNLGITFENIYPDKDNVVKSIKFQYEEMQGGGNQ